The proteins below are encoded in one region of Nitrospira lenta:
- a CDS encoding low molecular weight phosphatase family protein — protein MAQPSVRSILFVCTGNIFRSLAAEYALKQYREPSGLYRVGSAGIEAKPQSIHPIVRARLVERGADPAGHLQRKLTQALLDEADCVVAMGRDHQEAVQRLFGRSIPLFNQLCCARDEPILDLHEAIPTWEQDVELAQAYVVSVVDHICDAIPHFAARLSYLL, from the coding sequence ATGGCGCAACCGTCAGTACGATCGATTCTCTTTGTCTGCACCGGTAACATCTTTCGGAGCCTGGCCGCAGAGTATGCACTCAAGCAGTATCGTGAGCCGTCAGGCCTGTATCGTGTCGGATCCGCCGGAATTGAAGCCAAGCCACAATCGATTCATCCCATCGTGCGCGCCAGACTTGTGGAGCGTGGCGCTGATCCTGCTGGGCACCTACAGCGCAAGTTGACACAAGCGTTACTTGACGAGGCGGACTGTGTCGTGGCGATGGGGCGTGATCATCAAGAAGCGGTGCAGCGATTGTTTGGACGATCGATCCCTCTCTTCAATCAACTGTGTTGTGCTCGCGACGAGCCGATCCTCGATCTGCACGAAGCGATTCCCACATGGGAACAGGATGTCGAGCTGGCGCAGGCCTATGTTGTCTCGGTTGTGGATCACATTTGCGATGCGATTCCTCACTTCGCGGCACGATTGTCGTATCTTCTGTAA